Below is a window of Humulus lupulus chromosome 9, drHumLupu1.1, whole genome shotgun sequence DNA.
atggaagataatactcgccATAAAAAGATGACCTATcaccatgattcatgtgtttattatctaacagggataGTTATCGGGCctaagtaatacattaatttaaatgctgaccaagtgggagaatgctagaatatttatttatatggtatataaaatcaatttgttacaactaatttatttaatatatcaaagtcaatattttatttattgacaaatattttttttgtgtggTAAATCAACAACTTTGAATTACTACAAAAaacaattacaaataaaaggCAAAAGCCCAACAATTAATTACAAGCTCTTAAAAGAGCCTCCACCCAATCTTGATCTACCCTATTGAATTTGTTTAAATTCATGTAATGTAATCTCACACACATAGTATGTATAATATTCTTCACAATTAATAACATCAATTGTcggaagtttttggtcccaaaaaACACTATTTCGACTATGCCAAATGAAATAAACCATAGCAGAAACAATGCTGAAAGAAATCTTCCTTCTTCCTTGCGACAACTTCTTTTTCACCAGCCACTTAAAAGATTTGAAATCACTTTTAGAGAACAAGAGGAGGTCATCCACAAAGCAAAGATGCATGAGCTTTAAACTCTTGCGTCTCGGATGAAATTTAAACTCAGCCTCCTTAGCCACCTTGAGCATAATCCTTGACAAACACTCCATTCCTATAACAAACAGAAGGGGGGAAATTGGGTCGCCTTGTCTTAAACCTTGTTTAGCTTGGAGGTAACCATGAAGAGTACCATTCATGGAGAAAGAAAATAGAGGAGTGGTAACACACTCCATGATAAGGTTTAAAATTTTTTGAGGAAAGTTTAGAGCTTCAAGCATCTCTCTAAGAAATTCCCAGCAAGCATATCATAAGCTTTTTGAAGGTCAATCTTGAACAAACAAGCTGACTTTGCACTTCTTCTATCATATCTCCCCAAACCATGTCTTGACAAATCATAATATTATGtgcaattttttttcctttaacaAAACCACATCGATTCTCTGAAATGATTCCTGTAAGAACTTCCTCTAATCTCTTGCAAATCATTTTAGAAGCTATTTTATAGATCACATTGCAGCAAGCAATGGGTCTATAATCACTCATAGATTCCGGGCATACCGATTTAGGAATCAAAGTCACTATTGTAGCATTTATCTCTTTAAGCAATCTTCCTGAGTTAAAAAATGACAGAACAGCTTAAGTCATTTCATTTCTTGTTATCTCCCAAGTATCTTTAAAAAAAAGCACTACTATAACCATTTGGTCCCAGTGCTTTATCATCAGGAATTGAGTGCAGGGCATCTTTCACCTCTTCTTTAGTATAATCTTGCAATAACCAATCAGCTTGTCTTTGAGTCACCATTGGCCCTTCTTGAAAAATTCTCTTGTGAACTCTGGTTCTATTAGTAACACAAGATCCCAACAGAAtgttataaaaatctaaaaaagcTTCGATAACACCCTCTTGATCATCAATCCATCTTCCAGTCTAATCTTTGATGGAGTAAATTGTATTCTGCTGCCTTCTTCTTTTAAGACTTGCATGAAAAACTTTTGTATTATCATCTCCACTTTTTATCCAAGCTACCTTGGCTTTTTTACTAAGGTAACTAATATAATTTCTGTGAGACTCTACATAAAAGTGTCGAGGCCTAATTTCAGCCTCAATTAACTCTGCATTTCCAGGGTTTTGCTGCAAGCTTTGTTGAATCTTTATCATATGTTGATAGCTTTCATGTTCTTGAATCTCAACATTTCTCTTGCCTTGTCTATTCAACACTTTTAAACAAGATTTGAGCTTCTTCAGGTGAGAAACAAGACAAAACATAGGATTACTAATTGTCCTCACCTTCCAATTCTTATTCACAGTATCAATAAAACCTTCCAAGTTCTTCCAAAAATTAAAGTACCTAGAAGGCTTTTTACTATTTTGCATATTCGGGTAAATAGAAAGGAGGCCAGGAGAATGATCAAACTCACCTTCAGGGAAGAAAGTGACCTCAGCTGTAGTATATTTGTCCATCCACTTATGATTTGCTAAAAATCTGTCCAATTTTTCATAAACCCGATCTTTGCCTTCTTGTTTATTATTCCAAGTGAAGAAGTTTCCATTGAATTTGATATCTTCTAAATCACAATCTACTACACTATTCTGAAATGGAATCATCTCATTGGCATTATCCCGGTATTGAAGCCTTTCCTGAGTACTCAATACCGAATTAAAGTCCCCTCCAACGATCCAAGGGAAATTCGTACCTTTTGATAATTGCACAAGATCTTTCCACAGTTGGTATCTTCCTTTACTGTCATTGACTGCATAAACCATTGTTATAGCAAAACAGTCCCCTCTTTTCGGCTTTAACACATAGTGGATATACCAACTAGTAGCCCCTTTTATATCGACATCGAAACTATTAGGATTCCACTCAATGATAATCTGTCCATTAGgatgatgtaatgacccaactactctagactttggaccattaacgaaacctatacatagacactaatccctaataacacttacaagtgaaaagatcataactttattaaaaacttgtaaaaacaaatgttaaacttacataaaactcaaagtaggatatgggatcccattgttttaaaatcaaaacataacataattgtatttaaaagagattacataaatacgtgcggaaaaatacacataaaaccataagtaaagacttcatcctcgaatcgaaactctcagcactttgaatccattccgcctcaatacacattccccaagcttccaagaacctttcccgccactaaagctattttcctgcacatataaacagaaaggagtgagcttaatgcccagcaaggaaaatctaacatataatcatatacataaatttcataatgtaacataaaacatatcataacacttatgtcacatacatactataatagccattattacttggggtcccataaactaaacaagtcatatgcccattagattagtgggacttgctagctaagcaagtcatatgcccataatctatttggggcttgttagttgtataggtcatatgcccaagtctacaagcatacttaacatagcattttacataacacatattcataagataacataacaaatcatataacacataaatcctgtcctattttccttaccaaaataaccgggatatgagaactgatttgggaccttggaacactcctaaaaaccatttataatagggtgagtatattaaagaaaagggatgaaagtgatgaaggaactatactatcaaaatatacataccaaaaaccttgtgctcaagaacttagatttcctaaccaagaataggaataaggttagaatactgagtagaagactatgagaactttaaagaaaataatacagaatggactagagtttgggataccttgagtacttctatgaccaatctaaaccttgaaccaaaatgtgaatagaaccttacttcccaagtgtttggtaagcttatagtgatcaagcttataattctcaacccaagtgtttacactctcacactaacctagcaacttgcagcctctgaacttagcttaatagatgaataaatggctgggtactaggtcctatttatagagtttaggaatgaaaagatcttcatttaacttgaataaaaataatggctttttaagtgaaaaatgtttgaattatcgttcagcagaggctaaagactcgtttagaaagatgctggacttattaagaggttaaggatttgaatgagaacatttttgaaaactttcaaaaacacactgaaggagccgatatatcacctgggctagcatgcccgaggcaatcgtggtacttttcgtgtttttcgtatcttcgtactacgatatatcgcctcctatagctgcgatatatcgccatacgctgaatatttaaacacgaaattacacatttttagcttaatttgaattgagtaaacaaccttgactaagccttctaaCGTTTTCatagctgctgactgaccttaggatattcaaattttaaccttaataaatttattcctcaaaatacttaatcattattaaacctatacatgacatgtgctattatcttattgggtcttatctaaatgttataatataataaatattacactcaatatcagtcatattaatcaaaccttaggttaaaattaatattcctaaactataagttaaacttagaaaatctacaagtgtactatgagtgtccaaataaatcccggtctgaaccaaaaatccacagtcataaagataatactattattactattatactactatctaacttagctaagtaaagttctttggactctatAGATGATGAGCCAAATTATTAGTAAAACACTAGCCCTTAAACATTTTAGGTATAAGGCTCCTATTCTACGAGCCTTAACCTTTGTCTCAAGGAGCCCAACAAATCCTATTTGTTTGTTATGAATCATCTTCATAACACCAGTTTTCTTAGAGGATTTGTTGATGCCCCTTACATTCCAAATAAAAATTTTATCCATCTATTGGTGGAGGGTCTCCCCCTCAATCAATAATGGACCTCATCTCACATAACACCTCTCCAACCTCCACTTCATTAACAGAAACATCCTCTAACACATAAAAAGAGTTCCTAGTCTTCACTTTGGGTGGGATAGCTATCATAACCTTCTTCCCTTTAACTTCCTTGAAATCTTGATTATCTTCTGTTGCAGTTGTTGGTATCTATTCACTCTGAACCCCTGAAGCCTCCTTTGGTTTCCATAGCTTCCTACTTTGCTCCACAATTTTCACTTTCTTACACACATTACTGGTATGACCTATGCCCTTACAAATCTCACATTAATCTGGCTTCCATTCGTAAGAGACTTCGATATAGATCATCTGCCCTTTTTCATCTTCAAATTTTATTTGAGTTGGAAAGCCTTTTGAAACATCTATCTCTATTAAAACTTGAGCAAATTGGAGCTTATCCCTATTCATTGTAGCCTGGTCTTGCTTGATCATTCTCCCTAAAGTGCTTACAATTTTTTCCATTTATCTCTCTCCCCGGTATTTTAATTTAAGTTGTCTCAATTATACCCAAACTGGAACTTTCCAAACAACCTCTTTAGTAAATCTCACATCAGGATCCCAAGCCTTCATGATTAATAGCTTCCTATCAAAAAATTGATACCCCCCCTTAAGAATTCGATCTCTTTCCTCATCCGATTGAAATCTGACTAGGAAGATGCCATGAGTAAGTAAACTCACTCTATCTATATTCTGTTGCTTCCAAATTCTCCTAAAAAAATCCTTCAATCACGTGTATTGGGGGATTTTCTCCTAACACATAACACACAAGTGCAAAATTCCAGTATTGAATCTCATCAATTATATCTTCTTCTATGATTTTAGCATAGCCCCTACCTCTCCCATAACCTCCTTTCCAAAACGCAGAacagggaaaatcgaaggagtATTACCTGATCTGGTCTTCGCTGAGCTAGCCCCCATTACTTTTACAAAAGATGCTTGAGTTCCTGATCTCTGTATCAACTCTTTCTCAGTTGAGTGTGGAGATAACATTATCCCCTCACCATCATCACCAAGAATCAATTTCATCACAATCATAGGTACACCAGGAATTGAATCAAGATCATGTTCAGAGTTTGAACATTGCAATTCCTCTAGTACCAGGAGTTAATCCATCTTTTTCGTTTTCTTTACTGGATCCGACGAGCTCAGACCTTTCTTCTTAGTCTTCAGAGTTTTGGCCGCATTTTTACGAAGTCTAGGTCTCCCTACCATAGCACAACCCTAGCAGAGCGTAGAGAGcccttttatcttttttttttattgacaaatattctaattaatggtcaacattattgTTATCCAATTTTGTTTGTTACCCAATTTTgcatatctcaatctgtggcggAGACTTTGATGGAATGTcccactctataaatatagagtaccggtccccaagctcactaCTCATTATTCtgtctttcagtaactccatctaaaagagttagtgagagctaggaagcccgtgtactcgttctaatttctcttcttttcttttatagATCTAGAGTTGTAGATTAAGATTATCAATAGCAATGCTTGGAGGTACATATATTCGATCATCTAAATTTTATAACAATCTATTTATTCCGCATTTGGATTGTTATGCATCTAGATTAAATTTTAATCCAACATATCGCTCATGTTTCGAGAGAGGAGAAATTCCTCATCCTTAATATTATAGAGGCGAACTCCACAATTACCATGGCTCTACCACCAGCTGCAGAAGAAGTAGATGGAAAAAACACAAGGACAACAACAACTATGCTCATCATTACCACAAGAACCACtgattaatttttattcttaCTCTCCATCTTCagcttcatatatatatatatatattgcaataTGTGTGATCAGTTTCTAAGACACTACCATTCTAGAATGATATCAAGGACATTAATTATTTCCatatcatttttaaaaaaatgataaaataaataattctGTCCACATATATATACCTTAATAGTATAAGTTGTCTATTCCTCATTATTATTATAAGGTCATTAATTATTAATGCATGGGGACTAATTGCATGTATATTGTACAAATAATGGACCACTTTTTATACCTCAATAATATAATTAAGTGGTCCATTATTA
It encodes the following:
- the LOC133802040 gene encoding uncharacterized protein LOC133802040 — translated: MVTQRQADWLLQDYTKEEVKDALHSIPDDKALGPNGRLLKEINATIVTLIPKSVCPESMSDYRPIACCNVIYKIASKMICKRLEEVLTGIISENRCGFVKGKKIAHNIMICQDMVWGDMIEEVQSQLVCSRLTFKKLMICLLGIS
- the LOC133802041 gene encoding uncharacterized protein LOC133802041 produces the protein MVYAVNDSKGRYQLWKDLVQLSKGTNFPWIVGGDFNSVLSTQERLQYRDNANEMIPFQNSVVDCDLEDIKFNGNFFTWNNKQEGKDRVYEKLDRFLANHKWMDKYTTAEVTFFPEGEFDHSPGLLSIYPNMQNSKKPSRYFNFWKNLEGFIDTVNKNWKVRTISNPMFCLVSHLKKLKSCLKVLNRQGKRNVEIQEHESYQHMIKIQQSLQQNPGNAELIEAEIRPRHFYVESHRNYISYLSKKAKVAWIKSGDDNTKVFHASLKRRRQQNTIYSIKD